The genomic region GGGTGCGGCAGGGCGAGACCGTCGAGCTGAAGCTGGTCAACCGCCTGGAACGGACCCCGACCACCATCCACTGGCACGGTGTGGACGTGCCCAACGCGATGGACGGCGTCGCCGGGGTCACCCAGGACGCGGTCCAGCCCGGCGGCGAGTTCACCTACCGCTTCCGCGCGGACAAGCCAGGCACCTACTGGTACCACTCGCACCAGGTGGCCAACGAGCAGGTGACCCGCGGCCTGTTCGGCTCCCTGGTGATCGACCCGACCACCGGCCCGGCCGCCGAGGTGGACGAAACCCTGATGGTGCACCACCTCAACGCCGGCGTGGACCTGCGCCGGACCGAGCCGGGCCGCCGGGTGCGGCTGCGCGTGGTCAACGCGAACTCCGGCACCGAACGCCTCACCTTCACCGGCGCCCCGTTCCGGCTGGCCGCCGTGGACGGGCAGGACCTGCACGAACCAGCCGAGGTCAGCGAGCGCTCGATCAACCTGGGCGGCGGCGGCCGGGCCGACCTGGAGTTCACCATGCCGCCGCACCCGGTGCGCCTGGGCGGTCCGGCCACCCGCACCGCGCTGGTGCTCAGCCCGGACGGAGTGTCCACAGTGGACCAACCGAAGTCCGCGCCGGAACTGGACCTGACCACCTACGGCAAGCCCAGGCCCACCCCGTTCGGCCCGGACTCCGCCTACACCAAGCACTTCACCGTCGACCTCGACCAGGGCGTCGGCTTCCACGCCGGCGGACTCGGCTTCCTGTGGACGGTGGACGGCCGGGTCTTCCCGGACGCGCCGATGCTGATGGTCCGGCAGGGCGACCTGGTGCGGATGACCTTCCGCAACAAGGGCATCAACGACCACCCGATGCACCTGCACGGCCACCACGTGCTCGCACTCAGCCGCGACGGCACCCCGTTCACCGGCAGCCCGCTGTGGCTGGACACCGTGCTGGTCCGGCCGGGCCAGACCTGGGAGGTGGCGTTCCAGGCGGACAACCCCGGCATCTGGATGGACCACTGCCACGACCTGCTGCACGCCACCAACGGCATGACCCTGCACCTGGGCTACGAAGGCGTCCGCACCCCGTTCACCGTCGGCAGCGCCACCGGCAACAAGCCGGAATAGCTAGGCCCCCAGCCGGTAACCCATGCCACGCACGGTGTGGATGCACTCCGCGCCCAGCTTGCGCCGCAGCGCCCGCACGTACACGTCCACCACGTTCGAACCGGGATCGAAGTCGTAGCCCCACACGTGCGAGAGGATCTGCTCCCTGGTCAGCACCTGCCCCGGATGCCGCAGGAACAGCTCCAGCAGGGAGAACTCGCGCGCGGTGAGGTCCACCGTGCGGCCCTGGATCTGCGCCCGCCTGGTGCGCAGGTCCAGGGACAGCTCCTCGTGCCGCAGCACGGTCACCTCCGGCGCCCGCTCCGGCGTGCGCAGCCGCAGCCGCACCCTGGCCAGCAGCTCCTCGAACCGGAACGGCTTGGTCATGTAATCGTCCGCGCCGCCCTCCAGCCCGGCCACCGTGTCGTGCACCGAGTCCCGCGCGGTCAGGATGATCACCGGCGTGGTCACCCTGGCCTGCCGCAGCGCGTGCAGCACCGCGAAACCGTCCCGGCCCGGCAGCCCCAGGTCCAGCACCACCAGGTCGAAGTCCCCGGTCAGCGCGTAGTCCAGCGCGGCGTTGCCGTCGCCCACCGTGCTGGTGCTGAACCCGTTGGCCCGCAGGCCCTTCTCCACGAACGAGGCGATCCGCTGTTCGTCCTCGGCGATCAGGATCCGGCCCACGAAGCCTCCTCAACCACGGCCACCAGCGGCAGCTCGATGCCAAAAGTCGCGCCGGCGCCCGGTTCGGACACCACTTGCACCACCCCGTGATGCGCCTGCGCGATCGCCTTCACGATCGCCAGCCCCAGCCCGGCGCCACTGCGGTCCACGCGCCCGGAGGAACCACGCGAGAACCGGTCGAAGATCGCCTGCCGCTCCGCCTCGGCGATCCCCGGCCCCCGGTCGGTGACCCAGA from Crossiella sp. CA-258035 harbors:
- a CDS encoding response regulator transcription factor, with amino-acid sequence MGRILIAEDEQRIASFVEKGLRANGFSTSTVGDGNAALDYALTGDFDLVVLDLGLPGRDGFAVLHALRQARVTTPVIILTARDSVHDTVAGLEGGADDYMTKPFRFEELLARVRLRLRTPERAPEVTVLRHEELSLDLRTRRAQIQGRTVDLTAREFSLLELFLRHPGQVLTREQILSHVWGYDFDPGSNVVDVYVRALRRKLGAECIHTVRGMGYRLGA
- a CDS encoding multicopper oxidase family protein gives rise to the protein MGFLLEFMGSLLVLLPLLLWARAVRRLPDARNWQRTARAARRRYYYVLAVLALKLLPAALLLGHGLAFGIRPLRTLVLLGVPLALAARDTLPLLNRAIRAAGPTPELRLAAAAPRVVLPARLAAVAGGLLAALNLVVQETITLWLSGGVFALVALVVVVDVTQRQRRLAGQARTVRWSPWARLAAPLVLVVAAAGCGAVGSTMSAFPDRLSMNAHGHHGATSGPAVNVTDLVGGPYSGPVRRFTLVADEARLPGRAEEAWTFGGTVPGTPLRVRQGETVELKLVNRLERTPTTIHWHGVDVPNAMDGVAGVTQDAVQPGGEFTYRFRADKPGTYWYHSHQVANEQVTRGLFGSLVIDPTTGPAAEVDETLMVHHLNAGVDLRRTEPGRRVRLRVVNANSGTERLTFTGAPFRLAAVDGQDLHEPAEVSERSINLGGGGRADLEFTMPPHPVRLGGPATRTALVLSPDGVSTVDQPKSAPELDLTTYGKPRPTPFGPDSAYTKHFTVDLDQGVGFHAGGLGFLWTVDGRVFPDAPMLMVRQGDLVRMTFRNKGINDHPMHLHGHHVLALSRDGTPFTGSPLWLDTVLVRPGQTWEVAFQADNPGIWMDHCHDLLHATNGMTLHLGYEGVRTPFTVGSATGNKPE